From Yersinia hibernica, a single genomic window includes:
- a CDS encoding DUF29 domain-containing protein → MTTRYDSDFYGWTQEQADLLRSGSLSELDTQNLLEEIESMGRSERRELESRLEVLLAHLLKWKYQEGRRSRSWMLTIIGQRQKVSRCLKESPSLKHKLNESLEGAYSDAIIAAERETQISRNVFPDTCPWTFEQIMDSEFYPE, encoded by the coding sequence ATGACAACCCGTTATGACAGTGATTTTTACGGTTGGACGCAGGAACAGGCTGACCTGCTTCGTTCTGGTAGCCTCAGTGAACTGGATACACAGAATCTTCTGGAGGAGATCGAGAGCATGGGTCGCAGCGAACGTAGGGAGCTTGAATCCCGTCTGGAAGTCTTGCTTGCTCACCTGCTTAAGTGGAAATACCAGGAAGGCCGAAGAAGCCGCAGTTGGATGCTAACGATTATTGGTCAGCGTCAAAAAGTCAGCCGCTGCCTGAAAGAAAGTCCAAGCCTCAAGCACAAACTCAATGAGTCTCTTGAGGGGGCATACAGCGATGCTATTATCGCTGCTGAGCGTGAGACTCAAATTAGCCGCAACGTTTTCCCGGATACATGCCCGTGGACGTTTGAGCAAATTATGGATAGCGAATTTTATCCTGAATAA
- the pilP gene encoding type IV pilus biogenesis protein PilP yields MLNVNPIRRVGLLGLMVFSLQSQASDSLADVNNVTIGQLEAIQSRNFLLEQQVQTARLTRQLRESQSESPVSQAASSALPFIPSGQPAIGAGQPAVSAAPPKSVTGAVRLQEIYGRGTQLHARIVLPQGGITEVSVGDQLPGSKLTVKSVTLNAVKLSDGAELSF; encoded by the coding sequence ATGCTCAACGTTAACCCCATCCGCCGGGTCGGGCTGCTTGGCCTTATGGTATTCAGCCTGCAGAGTCAGGCGTCAGACAGTCTGGCCGACGTTAACAATGTGACTATTGGTCAGCTCGAGGCCATACAGTCCCGGAACTTTCTTCTGGAGCAGCAGGTACAGACCGCCAGGCTCACGCGGCAACTTCGTGAAAGTCAGAGCGAAAGCCCGGTGAGTCAGGCGGCGAGTTCGGCATTGCCGTTTATCCCTTCCGGGCAGCCTGCCATAGGCGCGGGCCAGCCGGCGGTCAGCGCTGCCCCACCGAAAAGCGTCACCGGCGCTGTTCGTCTACAGGAAATCTACGGCCGCGGCACGCAGTTGCATGCCCGCATTGTGCTGCCTCAGGGCGGCATTACTGAAGTGTCTGTCGGCGATCAGTTACCCGGCAGCAAACTGACTGTCAAATCAGTCACCCTGAATGCGGTGAAACTCAGTGACGGGGCAGAACTCTCGTTCTGA
- a CDS encoding type II secretion system F family protein, with protein MSEHSTVSYRAQQMNLLQRIRYELVRRSFTGKYRQPFYETLRFLLENKKSFKEALTMIGEVHTDFGRRWHPYIDLIDDCLEAIADNSAGHSLPDVLTAWVPQEEAALISAGIRSGSVPRSLEQADKLIVARRRIMGQVLMASVYPILLLSLGGGLLTVNNRLLIPTLSKLSSPDTWTASLGFMRQVSVFTSAYGGAAAAGCATFVALVFWSLPRWRGRLRRFADRLMPWSIYKDLQGAVFLMNIAALLEAGVPHLEAVRILHDFGSPWLQERLDAVMDGTDNGAIRDGIKNGASLGQSLRDCGYQFPSQEAANYLSILSQGDGASTLISHYADRWLEQVLGLVARRANVAKLFSLFLIIGFFLLIMGMVMQIQDMTQYSSH; from the coding sequence ATGTCTGAGCACTCCACGGTTTCCTACCGCGCTCAGCAGATGAATCTGTTGCAGCGGATCCGCTATGAGCTTGTCCGCCGGTCATTTACCGGGAAATATCGCCAGCCTTTTTACGAGACCCTGCGCTTTTTGCTGGAGAACAAAAAATCTTTTAAAGAGGCGCTGACGATGATCGGTGAGGTACACACCGACTTTGGCCGTCGCTGGCATCCTTACATTGATCTGATCGACGATTGTCTCGAGGCGATTGCGGATAACAGCGCCGGGCATTCCCTGCCGGACGTGCTGACGGCTTGGGTCCCTCAGGAAGAAGCGGCCCTTATCAGTGCCGGCATCCGAAGCGGCAGCGTGCCGCGTTCACTGGAGCAGGCCGACAAGCTGATTGTGGCCCGCCGGCGGATCATGGGGCAGGTCCTGATGGCCTCCGTCTACCCGATTTTACTGCTTTCATTGGGCGGCGGCCTGCTGACCGTCAATAACCGGCTGCTTATTCCGACGCTCAGTAAACTTTCTTCCCCAGATACCTGGACCGCTTCTCTTGGTTTTATGCGTCAGGTCTCGGTATTTACCTCCGCGTATGGCGGGGCGGCGGCGGCGGGGTGCGCGACTTTTGTTGCCCTGGTGTTCTGGTCTCTGCCTCGCTGGCGTGGCCGGTTACGGCGTTTTGCTGACCGACTGATGCCATGGTCAATCTATAAGGACCTGCAGGGCGCCGTTTTTCTGATGAACATCGCCGCTTTGCTGGAAGCTGGGGTGCCGCATCTTGAAGCCGTCAGAATACTGCATGATTTTGGCTCTCCCTGGCTGCAAGAGCGCCTCGATGCGGTGATGGACGGTACCGACAACGGTGCCATCAGGGATGGTATCAAAAACGGGGCCAGTCTGGGTCAGTCGCTGCGCGACTGCGGATACCAGTTTCCCAGCCAGGAGGCGGCCAATTATCTCTCTATCCTGAGTCAGGGGGACGGGGCCTCTACCCTCATCAGTCACTATGCCGACCGGTGGCTGGAGCAGGTGCTCGGTTTGGTTGCCCGGCGTGCCAATGTTGCCAAGCTTTTCTCTCTGTTTCTGATAATCGGTTTCTTCTTACTCATTATGGGCATGGTGATGCAAATTCAGGACATGACCCAGTATTCATCTCATTAA
- a CDS encoding TcpQ domain-containing protein: protein MLTAGCANNSTSSSDVLMRIPANPRVSDIYQSQSPEVVRYDKYTLVSTRPADAQRDPLNQMVDITMPAQLVRSVGDGLRYLLLESGYSLCPASSTVFAELLSRPLPAVQRSIGPVRLSEALQVLAGPAWRLHVDDVNREVCFNLRDAYRDFAPKTMTATYSGITKTPTVTPRLSGNPFSAPSSTVTPQNPATSLNPVSATLQAKSALTPESVPVPSPVLTAMKGSTPVRRSTPQVTQPAVPVAAAYPSQQATPSQGKPVSPVIPVKASPSVKNAPASLVPPGLLAQSPSAPAGKPVFSPGEPVVVPSGQLWRAEVGSTLKETLTRWAGSAKCDNGGNWVVIWPVSLDYRIDAPLVFHGNFESVLVQVFDLYRQADKPLYAAASRMQCLVSVSDQPGRQ from the coding sequence TTGCTAACCGCCGGGTGCGCTAATAACAGCACCTCTTCTTCTGACGTACTGATGCGTATCCCCGCCAACCCACGCGTCAGCGACATATACCAGAGCCAGTCGCCTGAGGTCGTGCGTTATGACAAATATACTCTGGTCAGCACCCGGCCCGCTGACGCTCAGCGTGATCCGTTAAATCAGATGGTCGATATCACCATGCCGGCGCAGCTCGTACGCTCCGTCGGCGACGGATTGCGGTACCTGCTGCTGGAGTCCGGATATTCGCTGTGCCCGGCATCCTCCACGGTCTTTGCTGAGTTGCTCAGTCGTCCTTTGCCGGCTGTACAGCGCTCAATCGGCCCTGTTCGTCTGAGTGAGGCATTGCAGGTGCTGGCCGGACCCGCCTGGCGTTTGCATGTGGATGATGTCAATCGCGAGGTCTGTTTTAACCTGCGCGATGCCTACCGTGATTTTGCGCCGAAAACGATGACAGCGACGTATTCTGGTATCACAAAGACACCGACTGTTACCCCGCGGTTGTCGGGTAATCCGTTCTCTGCGCCTTCGTCCACCGTCACCCCCCAAAATCCGGCCACATCACTGAACCCTGTTTCTGCCACCCTTCAGGCTAAGTCAGCACTGACGCCCGAAAGCGTACCCGTGCCTTCACCGGTACTTACCGCGATGAAGGGCAGCACCCCCGTGAGGCGTTCAACGCCACAGGTGACTCAGCCCGCGGTACCTGTGGCAGCGGCGTATCCTTCCCAACAGGCCACTCCGTCCCAGGGTAAACCGGTATCACCGGTCATCCCGGTGAAGGCCTCGCCATCTGTAAAAAATGCCCCGGCCTCTCTGGTCCCCCCAGGCCTTCTGGCACAAAGCCCATCAGCCCCTGCAGGAAAACCCGTATTTTCACCGGGGGAACCCGTGGTGGTGCCATCCGGTCAACTCTGGCGTGCCGAAGTCGGCTCCACGCTGAAAGAGACGCTGACCCGCTGGGCCGGGAGTGCGAAGTGTGACAACGGGGGCAACTGGGTTGTTATCTGGCCGGTATCGCTGGACTACCGGATTGATGCCCCACTGGTATTTCACGGCAATTTTGAGTCGGTGTTGGTTCAGGTTTTTGACCTGTATCGTCAGGCGGATAAACCACTTTATGCCGCAGCCAGCCGTATGCAATGCCTGGTGTCCGTTAGTGACCAGCCCGGACGTCAATAA
- a CDS encoding PilN family type IVB pilus formation outer membrane protein, whose translation MLKYRLVRTALHVAIMAALVMLPGCAEFNRMDHTAQENGHTAQRIVKSRTSVTQDSVTWTDKPWVNLRPVIPVVAAPEDKSLPDCQITINRPEGMTLPEIGQRITAMCGLSVTITPDALQTLVSTGGGSVTTQQMTGKLPAPDDNGRVPLSEIGGQAQQGASVSVTEPVLTGLKWQGNLRGLLDIASSRLGLSWRNDQGNIVFYQMDTRTFQLVILNTKIDSSASINSGAGNTLGTGGGSGTGMTGDVNSAQKTGYDLSSNLYEDIRNTVEKMLTPAKGRYWLSSASGTLTVTDTPEVLDRVNRYVEYQNTVLNRQVQLNIEILSYTHSRTENNGIDTGLVAKSLHNFGATLSGSFTHASSSASSLGLAILDTATGGAARFSGSQLLIKALSEQGNVSVVTSQARATTNLTPVPYQLSNQQGILSSSSSTATANVGVTSTMTTTTLTTGLFMTMLPYIQENGDVQLQFAFSYTSPPKIQSFISKDGNTRNDVPNTSTEAMTQKVNMRSGQTLVLTGSDQMTTSADKQGTFTPGNWLLGGGQNGSSTRTTLVILITPVLLR comes from the coding sequence ATGCTGAAGTATCGTCTTGTCCGAACCGCTCTCCACGTCGCGATAATGGCCGCGCTGGTGATGTTACCAGGATGTGCAGAATTTAATCGCATGGATCACACCGCGCAGGAAAACGGGCATACCGCGCAGCGCATAGTCAAAAGCCGCACATCAGTCACGCAGGACAGCGTCACCTGGACAGACAAGCCCTGGGTGAATCTCAGACCGGTGATCCCAGTCGTGGCGGCACCGGAAGATAAATCGCTCCCCGATTGCCAGATAACAATTAACCGCCCTGAAGGGATGACTTTACCGGAGATTGGCCAGCGTATTACGGCCATGTGTGGGCTGAGTGTCACCATCACGCCTGATGCACTGCAAACGCTGGTTTCCACCGGTGGCGGCAGCGTCACCACACAGCAAATGACGGGCAAACTGCCTGCGCCGGATGATAACGGCAGGGTTCCTCTGTCCGAGATTGGCGGGCAGGCCCAGCAGGGAGCTTCCGTCTCAGTGACAGAACCGGTGCTCACTGGCCTGAAATGGCAGGGCAACCTGCGCGGGTTGCTGGACATTGCCTCCAGCCGTCTCGGCCTGTCCTGGCGTAATGACCAGGGCAATATTGTTTTTTACCAGATGGATACGCGGACGTTCCAGTTGGTTATCCTCAATACCAAAATTGACAGTTCTGCCAGCATCAATTCAGGGGCGGGGAATACGCTGGGTACGGGAGGTGGCTCCGGAACGGGCATGACCGGCGACGTCAACTCCGCGCAGAAGACGGGGTATGACCTCAGCAGTAATCTTTATGAGGATATCCGCAATACCGTTGAAAAGATGCTGACACCGGCAAAAGGGCGCTACTGGCTCTCCTCTGCCAGCGGGACGCTGACGGTGACGGATACGCCGGAAGTGCTTGACCGTGTTAACCGCTATGTTGAATACCAGAATACGGTACTGAACCGCCAGGTGCAGTTGAATATCGAAATCCTCAGTTACACGCACTCCCGCACGGAGAATAACGGCATTGATACGGGGTTAGTCGCCAAATCTCTGCATAACTTTGGTGCTACCCTCAGCGGCAGTTTCACCCATGCCTCCTCGTCAGCCAGCAGCTTGGGTCTGGCTATTCTCGATACTGCCACTGGCGGCGCAGCGCGTTTCTCGGGTTCACAACTGCTTATCAAGGCCCTGTCAGAGCAGGGGAACGTGAGTGTAGTGACTAGCCAGGCCAGGGCCACGACGAACCTGACGCCGGTACCGTATCAGCTCTCCAACCAGCAGGGGATCCTGTCCAGTTCAAGTTCGACGGCAACGGCCAATGTGGGCGTCACCTCGACGATGACCACCACGACCCTGACCACCGGCCTTTTCATGACCATGTTGCCGTACATTCAGGAAAACGGCGATGTGCAACTGCAGTTCGCCTTCAGTTATACCAGTCCACCGAAGATCCAGTCTTTTATCAGCAAAGATGGCAACACCCGCAATGATGTCCCAAATACCTCAACGGAGGCCATGACGCAGAAAGTCAACATGCGCAGTGGTCAGACGCTGGTATTAACTGGGTCTGACCAGATGACAACGTCGGCTGACAAACAGGGCACCTTTACGCCCGGTAACTGGCTGTTGGGTGGGGGGCAGAATGGATCATCTACACGTACGACGCTCGTTATTCTTATTACTCCCGTGCTGCTGAGGTAA
- a CDS encoding type 4 pilus major pilin: MSVHPSSVRRTPHQGWGIIEQGTLAILVVIVIVYVASQLWGLWTKKDVAMETTNYQSIITYVRGNFKGGSGYNFTSASTMTGTVIAAGGARGMTIQGDATSGSATMTNTFGGQVILTPVAASGFNNGFSLSSAKIPQDACISIAQQMGNGAYSSVSINSTAHTDGNVSAETATKECVKDSGGTGQNTLLFTVNG; this comes from the coding sequence ATGTCAGTTCATCCGTCATCCGTTCGTCGCACTCCGCATCAGGGCTGGGGCATTATTGAACAAGGCACACTCGCCATCCTGGTGGTCATTGTCATTGTGTACGTCGCCAGCCAACTGTGGGGGCTGTGGACCAAGAAAGACGTGGCGATGGAAACCACAAACTATCAAAGCATTATCACTTATGTGCGTGGGAATTTTAAAGGGGGCAGTGGGTACAACTTCACGAGTGCCAGCACCATGACCGGTACCGTCATTGCCGCCGGTGGGGCGAGGGGCATGACCATTCAGGGGGATGCGACCTCCGGCTCTGCCACGATGACCAACACCTTTGGCGGACAGGTGATCCTGACGCCGGTGGCGGCCAGCGGCTTCAATAATGGTTTTTCACTGTCTTCGGCCAAAATCCCGCAGGATGCCTGTATCTCTATCGCGCAGCAGATGGGTAACGGCGCGTATTCCAGCGTCAGCATTAACAGCACGGCGCATACCGACGGCAATGTGTCAGCGGAAACGGCCACCAAGGAATGTGTCAAAGACAGTGGCGGTACTGGGCAGAACACGCTGCTCTTTACGGTGAACGGATAG
- a CDS encoding single-stranded DNA-binding protein, whose product MSSRGVNKVILVGFLGQNPEIRYIPNGAAVANFSLATSETWRDKQSGEEKERTEWHRVVMFGKLAEIAGEYLHKGSQVYIEGQLQTRKWTDNAGVERWTTEIVVKQQGTMQMLGSNNRTNTSGNGQPAGKQPSAAPAHSGTSQPASQSMGNEPPMDFDDDIPFLGYGYGVCRGIVYGIS is encoded by the coding sequence ATGTCCAGTCGTGGCGTAAACAAAGTGATTTTAGTCGGTTTTCTTGGGCAAAATCCTGAAATCCGGTATATACCTAATGGAGCGGCGGTGGCTAATTTTTCTCTGGCCACGTCCGAGACTTGGCGTGATAAACAATCAGGTGAAGAAAAAGAGCGCACTGAATGGCACCGCGTGGTGATGTTTGGCAAGCTTGCTGAAATCGCCGGAGAGTATCTGCACAAAGGTTCCCAGGTGTACATTGAGGGCCAGTTGCAGACCCGTAAGTGGACAGATAACGCCGGTGTCGAACGTTGGACGACTGAAATCGTGGTCAAACAGCAGGGCACCATGCAGATGCTGGGCAGCAATAACCGCACCAACACCAGTGGAAACGGTCAGCCCGCCGGTAAACAGCCTTCTGCAGCACCTGCACACAGTGGGACGTCTCAGCCAGCTTCGCAATCCATGGGCAATGAACCGCCAATGGATTTCGACGACGATATTCCGTTCCTGGGTTACGGATATGGCGTATGCCGCGGTATTGTTTATGGTATTTCCTGA
- the pilM gene encoding type IV pilus biogenesis protein PilM produces the protein MGYPIAALTMIFLLIVGNLQNRDTSRLMQQSIQVSADLLATDILRLASAINDWRYTRQLAEGPLATGQFGLVPAPDSRIQAAMQGGRLWLWSVDRPGLVDSLNRQSVGSALVCTISGGRLKMSDGTDMSLSLPAGVAEGNVIYLN, from the coding sequence ATGGGCTACCCGATTGCGGCACTGACCATGATTTTTTTGTTGATTGTGGGAAATCTTCAGAACCGTGATACATCCCGCCTGATGCAGCAGAGCATTCAGGTCAGTGCTGACCTCCTTGCCACGGATATCCTCAGGCTGGCCAGCGCAATCAATGACTGGCGGTATACCCGTCAGCTTGCTGAAGGGCCTTTGGCTACTGGGCAGTTTGGCCTGGTTCCGGCGCCTGATAGCCGCATTCAGGCGGCTATGCAGGGCGGGCGTCTCTGGCTCTGGTCTGTTGACCGCCCGGGACTGGTGGATTCTCTTAATCGTCAGTCTGTGGGGTCTGCACTAGTCTGCACAATATCGGGCGGGCGCCTGAAAATGTCAGATGGTACCGATATGAGTTTATCTCTTCCTGCCGGCGTGGCGGAAGGCAACGTCATTTATCTCAACTGA
- a CDS encoding lytic transglycosylase domain-containing protein, producing the protein MARALCFWLLVVCQPTAAFCFDAAGAKYHVDPLLIKAITIGESRLNPAAININRDKKTKREISRDYGLMQVNSTHTPELVRDGVIAGKNELLTRPCLNVQIGTRILASHFQVCGISWNCLGSYNAGFRQDRHETRESYANRIYAIYKRLLKQERGIAL; encoded by the coding sequence ATGGCACGCGCTCTGTGTTTTTGGCTTTTGGTCGTGTGCCAGCCGACGGCCGCATTTTGTTTTGATGCGGCCGGCGCGAAATACCATGTCGATCCGCTGCTGATAAAAGCCATCACTATTGGTGAAAGTCGCCTCAATCCAGCCGCCATTAACATCAATCGTGATAAGAAAACCAAGCGTGAAATTAGCCGGGATTACGGGCTGATGCAGGTGAATTCCACGCATACTCCTGAACTTGTTCGCGACGGTGTTATTGCGGGTAAAAATGAGTTGCTGACGCGCCCTTGCCTGAATGTGCAAATCGGCACCCGGATTTTGGCGTCGCATTTTCAGGTATGTGGGATCAGTTGGAATTGCCTGGGCTCCTACAACGCCGGTTTTCGTCAGGACCGCCATGAAACACGGGAATCTTACGCCAACCGGATTTATGCCATCTATAAGCGGCTCCTAAAACAGGAAAGGGGGATAGCGCTTTGA
- the pilO2 gene encoding type 4b pilus protein PilO2: protein MVGFVQPARVRRGTRLCSLAAAFLVREGGNSYGIYRLDEATDRWVFFATLGGRLSVMGDVVGTLQEVTQARERFMEFNEPVDTQRGWHCSATPEQPCSWQTLTGALTRRQRRRVQLRHIPSLRKLVTLVFLAVGVSVALVYWRDDAGLRARQAAALAEYKARQALSANKIAAVQPALHPWAALLPSSVFLSQCWFTREPLPVSVVGWRLIAGECTQTGLRLRYVAIPGTTVEDFARRSRQIFGQNAVFNLKEGGQNGDVNVPYSVSVLPARDEVVPDQDTQLMRFVTHLQRRNIPVQFTEIKPPDVIPGAANTAPPQDWREFTFTVNARLAPEWMLAGGDDTGLRLFSIAFTLSPQGQFDYTVKGSLYAQR, encoded by the coding sequence ATGGTGGGGTTTGTCCAACCAGCACGAGTCAGACGGGGTACGCGGCTCTGTTCTCTGGCCGCGGCATTCTTAGTCCGGGAAGGGGGCAACAGTTACGGCATTTATCGCCTTGATGAGGCCACTGACCGCTGGGTGTTTTTCGCCACCCTCGGGGGGCGTCTCTCCGTCATGGGGGATGTTGTCGGGACATTGCAGGAAGTGACCCAGGCCCGTGAGCGCTTCATGGAGTTCAATGAGCCGGTGGATACACAGCGTGGCTGGCATTGCAGTGCCACGCCTGAACAGCCGTGTTCCTGGCAGACGCTGACCGGTGCGTTGACCCGCAGACAGCGGCGGCGCGTTCAACTGCGGCACATCCCGTCACTGCGAAAGTTGGTGACCCTGGTGTTTTTAGCGGTAGGCGTGTCAGTTGCTCTCGTTTACTGGCGGGATGATGCGGGCCTGCGGGCCCGTCAGGCGGCCGCACTGGCAGAATATAAGGCGCGTCAGGCGCTGTCAGCGAATAAAATCGCCGCAGTCCAGCCCGCTTTGCACCCGTGGGCCGCGTTATTACCGTCTTCGGTTTTCCTCAGTCAGTGCTGGTTTACCCGCGAACCCTTGCCCGTGTCGGTCGTGGGCTGGAGGCTGATAGCAGGGGAATGCACGCAGACCGGCCTGCGTCTGCGGTATGTGGCGATACCCGGCACGACGGTGGAAGATTTTGCCCGTCGGTCTCGGCAGATTTTCGGCCAGAATGCGGTCTTTAACCTGAAAGAAGGCGGGCAGAACGGTGACGTCAACGTGCCTTATTCCGTCAGTGTGCTACCTGCGAGAGATGAGGTCGTGCCTGATCAGGACACGCAACTGATGCGCTTTGTGACTCACCTTCAGCGGCGCAATATTCCGGTACAGTTCACGGAAATCAAACCCCCTGACGTCATCCCCGGTGCGGCAAATACCGCACCCCCCCAGGATTGGCGGGAGTTTACCTTCACGGTGAATGCCCGTCTGGCTCCGGAGTGGATGCTGGCGGGCGGCGATGATACCGGGCTGCGCCTCTTCAGTATTGCTTTCACGTTAAGCCCGCAAGGGCAGTTTGACTACACCGTTAAGGGGAGTCTGTATGCTCAACGTTAA
- a CDS encoding GspE/PulE family protein, with the protein MQPAKEIMDFVLAEDVPEGKGAVRLVIDTNRRADPQVQRWVMDMVRAFPLATKEFVSLSELNARRERQVYTDDSTLSFGPQALGDSVSPTQQKVLTYMAAAGQLVSSDIHLTLSKNEKLTVIEMRIHGELEIIDELTFDEGLSLVSTIYRSMCDLLTTDFLENVAQKGRVSSEYARRAGVFGARYQHMPTPDGIYVVLRIIPDDSHQVPTLAQLGFLPEQQALVEKILRIPEGMVTLTGPTGSGKSTTLRTFSGHWLARTQGKKRLLTIEFPVEGRIAGAIQTSVTPKSSAREAVVEAWEESNAAALRSDPDAIVIGEMQERNSVMAAVHAVESGHIVFDTLHAPSATGAIPRMASMGVNIQLIADPQIMVGLLSQRLVQTLCPHCRISWSEKSPTLPVDVRERLEKYCNVSGVCQPEQLWFRHSEGCKHCQKTVELTGRIVSRGVTGRTVLAEVIRPDARFMTLFLSHGTAAARQYWLQHLDGISRCTHLLRRLAEGRVDPLDGDLVCPLDEDELLACEVPDV; encoded by the coding sequence ATGCAACCGGCTAAAGAAATCATGGATTTTGTGCTGGCCGAGGATGTCCCCGAAGGCAAGGGGGCCGTCAGGCTGGTGATTGACACTAACCGCCGAGCCGATCCGCAGGTTCAGCGGTGGGTGATGGATATGGTCAGGGCATTCCCGCTGGCCACTAAAGAGTTTGTGTCGCTCAGTGAACTTAACGCACGACGGGAAAGGCAGGTGTACACCGACGACAGTACGCTGTCTTTTGGCCCGCAGGCTCTGGGTGACAGTGTCAGTCCGACCCAGCAAAAAGTACTGACGTATATGGCCGCTGCAGGGCAACTGGTGTCTTCTGATATCCACCTGACGCTGAGTAAAAACGAAAAACTCACCGTCATCGAAATGCGCATACACGGCGAACTGGAAATTATTGATGAGCTGACGTTTGACGAAGGGCTCTCCCTGGTGTCGACCATTTACCGGTCGATGTGCGACCTGCTGACCACTGATTTTCTGGAAAATGTGGCACAAAAAGGCCGGGTGTCCTCTGAGTATGCCCGACGTGCCGGTGTGTTTGGCGCGCGTTACCAACATATGCCGACCCCTGATGGTATATATGTCGTGCTGCGTATCATTCCCGACGACAGTCACCAGGTGCCGACGCTGGCACAACTCGGTTTTCTGCCCGAGCAACAGGCGCTTGTTGAGAAAATACTGAGAATACCCGAAGGCATGGTGACACTGACGGGTCCAACGGGGTCAGGGAAGAGTACGACGCTGCGCACGTTCAGCGGACACTGGCTGGCACGCACTCAGGGTAAAAAACGGTTGCTGACCATTGAATTCCCCGTCGAAGGCCGCATAGCGGGTGCCATCCAGACCTCGGTCACACCCAAAAGCAGTGCGCGTGAGGCCGTGGTTGAGGCCTGGGAGGAGTCCAACGCCGCCGCACTTCGCTCTGACCCGGACGCCATCGTTATCGGGGAAATGCAGGAGCGTAACTCGGTGATGGCGGCTGTCCATGCCGTCGAGTCGGGGCATATTGTCTTCGATACACTCCACGCACCCAGCGCGACCGGTGCGATCCCCCGCATGGCGTCGATGGGCGTCAATATTCAGCTCATTGCAGACCCGCAAATTATGGTCGGCCTGCTCAGTCAGCGACTGGTTCAGACCCTGTGCCCGCATTGCCGAATTTCCTGGTCTGAAAAATCCCCAACGCTGCCAGTGGATGTCCGGGAAAGGCTGGAGAAATACTGCAATGTGTCAGGGGTGTGCCAACCGGAACAGCTGTGGTTTCGTCATTCTGAAGGCTGTAAACATTGTCAGAAGACGGTTGAGCTTACCGGACGAATTGTCAGCCGTGGCGTGACCGGCCGTACCGTGCTTGCCGAAGTTATCCGCCCTGACGCGCGTTTCATGACGCTGTTCCTGTCGCACGGCACCGCTGCCGCGCGTCAGTACTGGTTACAGCATCTTGACGGGATCAGCCGGTGCACGCATCTTTTAAGACGCCTTGCGGAAGGCCGGGTAGACCCCCTGGACGGTGATTTGGTGTGCCCGCTGGATGAGGATGAGTTGCTCGCCTGTGAGGTGCCTGATGTCTGA
- a CDS encoding STY4534 family ICE replication protein, whose translation MTATAHTPASNNATHSSSQPKTEYFNLNVTGIGYLNNIRKVAGSTGEFTCAVINALTGPTDNASYTRFDITVAGKESVSLISRCQKSVDEEKQVLIGFVLSGLTADVFTLQKGDHTGESRPSLKARLIAVEWIKIGGEIVYKSEKPTSTPPGQNAEQPKSYADNSF comes from the coding sequence ATGACTGCAACTGCACATACCCCAGCTTCGAACAACGCTACACATTCTTCCTCTCAGCCCAAGACTGAATATTTTAATCTGAACGTCACCGGTATCGGCTATCTCAACAATATCCGTAAAGTCGCAGGCTCAACGGGTGAATTCACCTGTGCCGTGATTAATGCCCTGACCGGCCCAACAGACAATGCGTCCTACACGCGTTTTGATATCACAGTTGCTGGCAAGGAAAGTGTTTCCCTCATCAGTCGCTGTCAAAAATCGGTGGATGAAGAAAAACAGGTATTGATTGGTTTTGTTCTGAGCGGCCTCACCGCTGATGTGTTCACTTTACAAAAAGGTGATCATACCGGCGAAAGTCGCCCAAGTTTAAAAGCCCGGCTGATTGCGGTCGAGTGGATAAAGATTGGCGGCGAGATTGTTTATAAATCAGAAAAACCGACGTCTACCCCGCCAGGACAGAATGCTGAACAGCCTAAAAGTTACGCTGACAATTCATTCTGA